Proteins from one Chroococcidiopsis sp. CCMEE 29 genomic window:
- a CDS encoding PD-(D/E)XK nuclease family protein has translation MPIFGPPFASYHLWSLVVPAVGQERWHCQMKRGFIKARQKESIVKELLSKSTPPQRIGLLAQKGVYEFHHHHRLLNQPDGVEKVAKLLKLSTAADEVQQRVIQILRNYYDDPVLEGKHIIELTSGEEGFPKPILIDQEDYRFRLYAMMDCVFTEPDRTLHILDFKTGKSAFDQRQALVYLVAARYLYPKQRAVASFYNLEQCKKSALISVTSSQLDGIESQLAIVAQQHQQDLHEYKQNPDRFSHIFPPNPGFHCRYCPFHTICEFSAFKPSQ, from the coding sequence ATGCCAATTTTTGGGCCACCCTTTGCCAGTTATCACCTTTGGTCTTTAGTTGTCCCTGCTGTGGGGCAAGAACGTTGGCATTGCCAGATGAAGCGGGGGTTTATCAAAGCGCGGCAAAAAGAATCCATCGTCAAAGAGTTATTGTCTAAATCTACCCCGCCCCAGCGAATTGGTCTCCTCGCCCAAAAAGGCGTTTATGAGTTTCATCATCATCACCGACTGTTGAACCAGCCAGACGGAGTGGAAAAGGTAGCAAAGCTGCTGAAATTAAGCACAGCTGCTGACGAAGTGCAGCAGCGCGTAATTCAAATCCTAAGAAACTATTACGACGATCCAGTTTTAGAAGGAAAACACATTATCGAATTGACGAGTGGCGAGGAAGGGTTCCCTAAACCAATTTTGATTGACCAGGAGGATTATCGCTTCCGGCTTTATGCCATGATGGATTGCGTTTTTACAGAACCGGATCGGACACTGCATATTTTAGATTTCAAAACTGGCAAGTCTGCATTTGACCAGCGGCAGGCATTAGTTTATTTGGTAGCAGCTCGTTATCTCTACCCAAAGCAACGAGCAGTCGCATCATTTTATAACTTGGAACAGTGTAAAAAATCGGCTCTGATCAGCGTTACTTCTAGCCAATTAGATGGGATTGAAAGTCAGTTAGCGATTGTTGCTCAACAGCACCAGCAAGATTTACACGAATACAAGCAAAATCCTGATCGTTTCAGCCATATTTTTCCCCCTAATCCGGGTTTCCATTGCCGCTACTGCCCATTTCATACGATTTGCGAGTTTTCTGCCTTTAAACCATCTCAATAA
- a CDS encoding phosphoglucomutase/phosphomannomutase family protein, translated as MSASSNSSKIKFGTDGWRGIIADDFTFPNVRKVTRAIASYLETAYTKDRPVLVAYDTRFLADQFARTAAEVLADLGWTVKITDRDCPTPVIAYNARHLNSAGALMFTASHNPAPYCGIKYIPDYAGPATPEITDTIVANIEAADDSPPSSSRDSQISTFDPKLDYLQFIYTLLDVERIRSAHLKVKYDALYSTSRGYLDTVLEHCGCELESFHTYRDVLFGGGMPEPKGEQLVGLVEVVKQDRADLGLATDGDSDRFGIVDEKGNVLSPNTVLLLLARHLIKNKGKSGAIVRTVATTHLLDNFAAKYGLEIYETPVGFKYIGEKMRETTVLIGGEESGGLSVIGHIPEKDGILADMLVAEAIAYEGKPLSQLVEEAIAEADGPLYNKRLDLHLNDAHKAAVMASFTQKPPTEIAGIKVKEVGRKDGVKLYLEEGSWVLLRPSGTEPLIRVYLETNSPEKQTQIATQMEQLIDRLEPVAV; from the coding sequence ATGAGCGCCAGTAGCAATTCCAGCAAGATTAAGTTTGGTACCGATGGATGGCGGGGGATTATTGCCGATGACTTTACTTTTCCCAATGTCCGGAAAGTGACACGGGCGATCGCAAGTTACCTCGAAACTGCCTATACCAAAGACAGACCAGTCCTTGTTGCTTACGATACCCGCTTTCTGGCTGACCAGTTCGCCCGTACTGCTGCCGAAGTACTGGCAGACTTGGGTTGGACTGTAAAAATTACCGATCGGGATTGCCCCACCCCGGTAATTGCCTATAACGCCCGTCACCTAAATTCAGCGGGGGCATTAATGTTCACTGCTAGTCATAACCCTGCACCTTACTGTGGGATTAAGTATATTCCCGACTACGCAGGTCCTGCTACTCCAGAGATTACTGATACGATTGTGGCAAATATTGAAGCAGCAGATGATTCGCCACCGAGTAGCAGCCGAGATAGTCAAATCTCCACCTTTGACCCTAAGCTAGACTATTTACAATTTATTTACACTCTGCTAGATGTAGAGCGAATTCGCAGCGCCCATTTAAAGGTGAAGTACGATGCGCTCTATTCTACATCTCGCGGCTACCTGGATACAGTATTGGAGCACTGCGGTTGTGAGCTAGAAAGCTTCCACACCTACCGGGATGTACTGTTTGGCGGTGGAATGCCAGAACCCAAGGGAGAACAGTTGGTGGGTTTGGTGGAAGTAGTGAAGCAAGATCGGGCAGATTTGGGCTTAGCAACGGATGGAGATAGCGATCGCTTTGGCATTGTCGATGAAAAAGGCAATGTCCTCTCACCCAATACAGTGCTGCTACTGCTTGCTCGTCACTTAATCAAGAACAAAGGCAAGTCAGGTGCGATCGTCCGCACGGTTGCCACTACCCATCTGCTAGATAACTTCGCCGCTAAGTACGGATTAGAAATTTACGAAACACCAGTGGGCTTCAAATACATTGGTGAGAAAATGCGCGAAACTACCGTGCTGATCGGTGGAGAAGAGTCGGGTGGCTTAAGCGTGATCGGTCATATTCCTGAAAAAGATGGCATTCTGGCAGATATGCTGGTGGCAGAAGCGATCGCCTACGAAGGCAAACCATTGAGTCAGCTGGTAGAAGAAGCGATCGCCGAAGCTGATGGTCCCCTGTACAACAAGCGCCTTGACTTGCATCTAAACGATGCTCACAAAGCAGCCGTGATGGCATCCTTCACCCAAAAACCACCGACAGAAATAGCGGGAATCAAAGTGAAAGAAGTGGGTCGCAAAGATGGGGTCAAACTTTATTTAGAAGAAGGCAGCTGGGTTCTCCTACGTCCTTCTGGCACTGAACCCCTAATTCGCGTTTACCTGGAAACTAACTCTCCAGAAAAACAAACCCAAATTGCCACCCAAATGGAACAATTGATTGATCGGTTGGAACCGGTAGCAGTTTAG
- a CDS encoding LapA family protein, with amino-acid sequence MTALSNLLTSLILAIWVVAIAILSVQNATPVSLRFLNFQSIQLPVGLVLAFSAGVGLIGMSLTQPLWGFAGSKSGTSESDNDLENEFFSEDD; translated from the coding sequence ATGACAGCTCTTTCCAATCTGCTTACTTCCCTAATTTTAGCTATTTGGGTGGTGGCGATCGCTATTCTCTCTGTCCAGAATGCCACCCCCGTATCTCTAAGGTTTTTGAACTTCCAGTCGATTCAACTACCAGTGGGTTTGGTACTTGCCTTTAGCGCTGGTGTGGGGCTCATTGGCATGTCACTAACCCAACCCCTCTGGGGTTTCGCTGGTTCTAAGTCAGGTACTTCTGAATCAGACAATGACTTGGAAAACGAATTTTTCTCAGAGGATGATTAG
- a CDS encoding DUF4168 domain-containing protein, whose product MKALYLTSISTALALAILGSAASAQSSNVPREIKLSQDSNSSAQNLTQPSSFSKQAPKPSPAQPQQTRPQPQTQPAPQRQPAPQAEVSQQDLQKFANAVKKLQPIQQQAETQIMQIIQQQKLSEQRFGEIYQSRQNPQAKPTTAITPEENKRFDQAAVKIQELQKTTQSRMEKAVREEGLEIPRFNQIFIAIRSNPALLQKVQQMIQS is encoded by the coding sequence ATGAAAGCTCTATATCTAACCTCTATTAGTACGGCTCTCGCTCTAGCAATACTTGGCAGTGCTGCTTCTGCTCAATCCAGTAACGTACCTAGAGAAATCAAGCTTTCACAAGACAGTAATAGTTCTGCTCAAAATTTAACCCAACCAAGCTCCTTCAGTAAGCAAGCTCCCAAACCCTCACCCGCACAACCTCAACAAACCAGACCTCAGCCTCAAACTCAACCAGCTCCCCAAAGGCAACCAGCTCCCCAGGCTGAAGTAAGCCAACAGGATCTGCAAAAGTTTGCTAATGCTGTCAAAAAGTTACAGCCGATTCAACAGCAAGCTGAGACACAAATTATGCAGATAATCCAGCAGCAAAAACTGAGCGAACAACGGTTTGGGGAAATTTATCAATCTCGGCAAAATCCTCAAGCTAAGCCAACAACAGCAATTACTCCAGAAGAAAACAAAAGATTTGACCAAGCTGCTGTAAAAATTCAGGAGCTTCAAAAAACAACTCAGTCAAGAATGGAGAAAGCTGTTCGGGAAGAAGGTTTAGAAATACCTCGCTTCAATCAGATTTTCATAGCTATCAGAAGCAACCCAGCACTCTTGCAAAAAGTCCAGCAGATGATTCAGAGCTAG
- a CDS encoding type II toxin-antitoxin system PemK/MazF family toxin produces the protein MISPKRGEIWLVQLDPTRGQEIQKTRPAVVISSELFAPIPIRIVIPVTKWQPKFGDRPFMVYIKRTEENGLDQDSAGNVLQVRSISVERFVSCLGQVSPKVLRELLAGLIICVDYE, from the coding sequence ATGATTAGTCCCAAACGCGGGGAGATTTGGCTGGTGCAACTTGATCCTACCCGAGGGCAAGAAATCCAGAAAACTCGACCCGCAGTGGTCATCAGTTCTGAACTTTTTGCACCTATTCCCATTCGGATTGTCATTCCTGTAACTAAATGGCAACCAAAGTTTGGCGATCGCCCTTTCATGGTATACATCAAGCGAACTGAAGAAAATGGCTTAGACCAAGACTCTGCTGGTAATGTCCTACAAGTTCGTAGTATCTCCGTTGAGCGATTTGTCAGTTGTCTAGGGCAAGTTTCGCCAAAGGTTCTCCGAGAACTACTAGCGGGTTTGATTATCTGTGTTGACTATGAATAG